The sequence CACGAGTGGGAGCACCTCGCGGAGCTGGCACGGCGGCCGGGCGGGCCTCAACTCTGAGGCCCGTCACCCACCCGCTTTCCACCGAGCCGCAGCCCGAGATACGCCAGCAGCGCCACGACCGACTTGGAGTCCGCGATCTCCCCCCGCGCGATCAATCCCGGCACTTCATCCGGACGCACCGGCACGACCTCCAGCCGCTCGTCGTCAGCAGGATGCATCGCACCCGGCTGGAGGTCGTCCGCCACGTAGACGATCAACTCCTCATCCGCCCAACCAGGACTCACGTAGAAGCGCACCAGTTCCCACAGCGCTTCCGTTCGGTAGCCCGTCTCCTCCGCCAGTTCACGCCGCGCGCACGTCTCGGCATCCTCCCCGGGCTCGCGCGTCCCCGCCGGGATCTCCAGCAGCGCCCGGCCGATCGCGTGCCGGTACTGCCGGACCAGCACCAGCGTGCCATCGGTCAGCACCGGGAGCACCCCCACCGCACCGGGATGCTCCACCACCTCCCGCTGCCGCTCGCGTCCGTCCGGCAGCCGCACCGTATCGACCCGCACGCGAATCAACTTCCCGTCGAACGGCCGCTCGCTCCGCACCACCGTCTCTGGCTGCACCGCCGCCTCCCTTCCGGTCTGGACTGTGCCCGCACGTCCCCCGCGAGATCCACGCCGCGCACGAAAAAACCGGCCCAACAGGCCGGTCGTGGAGGCGCCGGGCGGATTCGAACCGCCGAATCAGAGTTTTGCAGACTCCTGCCTTACCACTTGGCTACGGCGCCAGACACGCGTACGCATAGCGATTCTACCACGGCGGCGGCTGTCCGGCCACCCAATCCCATCTGCCGACCACTAGAGCCCTTGAGCGTGCTCGCTAGTTGGGCATCGAGAAGACCGGTCATGCGCTTGGGGTCGGCGAGACATCGATCCCAACTCCGCCGCGCTCCAGTTGTACCGCGAACCCGTAGGGCAGCCCGCTCTGGCGGATCGCCTCCGCCACGGCAGCCACGTCGTAGGCGACCCGGCGGTACTTGACCCCCACCGTGCCCTCGGCCACATCTAGGAGGACGTAGCAGGCACGGGGGTCGCCATCCTTGGGCTTGCCGACGGAGCCGACGTTGACGAAGAGGACGCCGTCCACGAGCTTGGCGTAGGGAATATGGGTGTGGCCGAAGGCGATGACATCTGCATCAGCCATCTGAGCCAGCCGTCGGAAGCTGGAGGGTGGTCGGTCCTCAAAGAGATACTCGTTGATGCGTCGAGGGCTGCCGTGCACCAGCAGGATGCGCACACCATCGGCCTCGACGCGGATCTCCGGCAGTAACTCCCGCAGGAACGCCTTGTTCTCCTCGGCGGTGTTGGCCTTGGTCCAGGCGAAGGACTGGTCACCGAGCAGCTTGTCCACGGCGTTTTTGTAGGCGCAGCCGCACTCGTCGCGGCCAAAGCCGGTGCCGTCGTCGTAGTTGCCCATGATGGTGGGGATGCCGAGGGCCCGGATGCGGGCAATGACCTCGTTGGGGAACGGGGCATAGCCGACGAGGTCGCCCAGGCAGTAGACGCGATCGATGCCCGGCTGCGCCGCGATGTCGTGCAGCACGGCTTCCAGGGCCGGCAGATTGGCGTGAATGTCGCTTATGATCGCGAGGCGCATCGCGTGTCTCCCTCCGCTGTCTCAGCCCGGTGGGCTTGGGATCCGTGTTCGGATCTGGAGCCGCTGCCCCGTGGCGGGGTGCGGCAGGCTCAAGAGGTGGCGGATGCGCGTGCTGATCTCGTGACGAGCCGCCGCGAAGGCCCGGCGCCGCTGCTCCTCTTCCGCGATCTCGACGGGGTCGGGGATGCTCCAGTGGATCAGCCTCGGCTCGCCGGGGAAGGTCGGGCAGTTCTCGCGGATGCGGTCACAGACCGTGATGACATAGTCGAACTGCTGGCCAACCCACCGGTCCAAACCCTTGGCGTCCAGCCGGCTCGTGTCGATGCCCCACTCGTCGAGGAGCTCGACGGTGAGCGGATGCACGGTGGTGGGCTCGCTCCCGGCACTGACGACCTCGACCTGATCGCCGCCCAGGTGCCGCGTGATGGCCTCCGCCATCTGGGAGCGCGCACTGTTGTGGGTGCACAGGAACAGCACGCGCAAGGGCCTCTCGCGATGGTCTACCGCCGGCGCCGTGGCCAGCCCCATCCCGGGGTGAAGGAACGTCCCCGCGGCGGCGTAGAGCGCCTGGAGGTGGTCCAGATCGACGCTGTAGTAGATATCCCGCGCATCCGCGCTGCTGCGGTGATCGCGGAGCAGCCGGAGCCGGCGGAGCTGCTTGAGGTGATAGGACACGGCGTTCTGCGGTAGGCCGAGGTGTGCCACGATCTCGCCGACGCGCAGGTCGGTCAGCGCGAGGAGCCTGAGGATCTCCAGCCGCGTCTCATCGGCCAACACCTTGAAGAGCTGGACGACATCCGGGGACGGGGACGCCAACATGGCCGCTCGCGGCATCGGGCACCTCCTCGCAGCCCTTTGCATCACATGTCATTGTATCAAACCTGTTTGATGACATGCCCGCCGGGGTGTACGATAATCGGGGCGGTCTCCCGGTCCTCAGGGAGGGGAGTCGCGCTGACG is a genomic window of Sphaerobacter thermophilus DSM 20745 containing:
- a CDS encoding NUDIX hydrolase, whose amino-acid sequence is MQPETVVRSERPFDGKLIRVRVDTVRLPDGRERQREVVEHPGAVGVLPVLTDGTLVLVRQYRHAIGRALLEIPAGTREPGEDAETCARRELAEETGYRTEALWELVRFYVSPGWADEELIVYVADDLQPGAMHPADDERLEVVPVRPDEVPGLIARGEIADSKSVVALLAYLGLRLGGKRVGDGPQS
- a CDS encoding metalloregulator ArsR/SmtB family transcription factor: MPRAAMLASPSPDVVQLFKVLADETRLEILRLLALTDLRVGEIVAHLGLPQNAVSYHLKQLRRLRLLRDHRSSADARDIYYSVDLDHLQALYAAAGTFLHPGMGLATAPAVDHRERPLRVLFLCTHNSARSQMAEAITRHLGGDQVEVVSAGSEPTTVHPLTVELLDEWGIDTSRLDAKGLDRWVGQQFDYVITVCDRIRENCPTFPGEPRLIHWSIPDPVEIAEEEQRRRAFAAARHEISTRIRHLLSLPHPATGQRLQIRTRIPSPPG
- a CDS encoding metallophosphoesterase family protein, which codes for MRLAIISDIHANLPALEAVLHDIAAQPGIDRVYCLGDLVGYAPFPNEVIARIRALGIPTIMGNYDDGTGFGRDECGCAYKNAVDKLLGDQSFAWTKANTAEENKAFLRELLPEIRVEADGVRILLVHGSPRRINEYLFEDRPPSSFRRLAQMADADVIAFGHTHIPYAKLVDGVLFVNVGSVGKPKDGDPRACYVLLDVAEGTVGVKYRRVAYDVAAVAEAIRQSGLPYGFAVQLERGGVGIDVSPTPSA